In Candidatus Nomurabacteria bacterium, the following proteins share a genomic window:
- the sppA gene encoding signal peptide peptidase SppA: MEKTFGREVAGVFLRVVAVLLTFILILGITDAWYRSDTISDGFCNIGVLPIEGVILPYNGFEDYGLVTTPGMVRDFIASAEKDLGVDGLLLEINSPGGTPVAAEQISQMIRSTSLPTISLIGDIGASGGYLVAAGSNKIIASAMSDVGSIGVTMSYVENSKKNEKKGLTFVELSTGEFKDAGNPNKPLTDAEREKFEADLEIIHNEFVRQVADLRGLSVENVQELADGSTMPGAKAVDAGLVDMVGNREIARQEFANRLGIDSSDVVFCEYERSLLPF; the protein is encoded by the coding sequence ATGGAAAAAACATTTGGTAGAGAAGTGGCTGGGGTATTTTTACGGGTGGTAGCAGTCTTATTAACCTTCATTTTGATATTGGGTATTACTGATGCGTGGTACCGGTCTGATACTATCAGTGATGGTTTTTGTAACATTGGAGTGTTGCCGATTGAAGGGGTGATATTGCCATACAATGGGTTCGAAGACTATGGTTTAGTCACGACACCGGGTATGGTGCGTGATTTTATTGCTAGCGCCGAAAAAGACCTTGGAGTTGACGGATTATTACTTGAAATAAATTCTCCTGGTGGCACACCAGTGGCGGCCGAGCAGATTAGTCAAATGATACGGTCTACTTCATTGCCAACCATTAGTTTGATTGGTGATATCGGGGCTTCTGGTGGCTACTTGGTAGCGGCTGGTTCTAATAAGATCATTGCTTCAGCTATGTCAGATGTCGGTAGTATTGGGGTCACTATGTCCTATGTAGAAAATTCTAAAAAGAATGAAAAGAAAGGACTGACTTTTGTGGAGTTATCAACGGGTGAGTTTAAAGATGCCGGTAATCCAAACAAACCCTTGACTGATGCAGAAAGAGAAAAGTTTGAAGCTGATTTGGAGATAATCCATAACGAATTTGTGCGACAGGTCGCTGATCTCCGTGGGCTCTCAGTAGAAAATGTCCAAGAGCTGGCTGATGGTTCGACCATGCCGGGAGCTAAAGCGGTTGACGCTGGTCTTGTCGATATGGTTGGTAATCGCGAAATCGCTAGACAGGAGTTTGCTAACCGCTTAGGTATCGACTCAAGCGATGTAGTATTTTGTGAATACGAGCGAAGTTTGTTGCCGTTTTAG
- a CDS encoding sulfite exporter TauE/SafE family protein, producing the protein MNTEILVYILLGFSSFFFVVVPMSAAVVLNPLLSLIVEPHTAIGLVAFFFMVNSLVKTIVFRKDVLPKYIKKMLPISIVMAMIGTYVVSLVSSMMLLVLIFIMSAYFLLKKIYEMYNVQERRKNIHEPTLVIVSIISGFMQGTGLGAGGALRKVYLLSENISLQQMHGTTSLISFVVLSLAFLVRLETEQLTLDQVIPIVYIVPIITVATLFGKKVLGRLSKKTADVIGIIAMLLITVFLGVSLF; encoded by the coding sequence ATGAACACGGAAATTTTGGTATATATACTACTTGGCTTTTCCTCGTTCTTTTTTGTGGTTGTACCAATGTCGGCGGCGGTGGTTTTAAATCCTTTGTTATCACTTATTGTTGAGCCACATACAGCTATAGGTCTAGTGGCGTTCTTTTTTATGGTGAATAGTTTGGTAAAAACAATAGTCTTCCGAAAAGATGTTTTGCCGAAATATATAAAAAAGATGTTACCAATATCGATAGTTATGGCAATGATCGGTACTTATGTTGTCAGTCTTGTTTCATCAATGATGCTACTTGTACTGATATTCATTATGTCAGCTTATTTTCTCCTTAAGAAAATATATGAAATGTACAATGTACAAGAGAGACGTAAAAATATACATGAACCAACTTTAGTGATAGTAAGTATAATTTCAGGTTTTATGCAGGGTACTGGACTTGGTGCGGGTGGTGCGTTGCGAAAAGTGTATTTATTGTCTGAAAACATTAGCTTGCAGCAAATGCATGGCACAACATCTCTCATAAGTTTCGTTGTTCTGTCCCTTGCCTTCCTTGTGCGTCTAGAGACAGAACAACTAACTTTAGATCAAGTAATACCTATTGTATACATTGTTCCAATTATAACAGTTGCTACTTTATTTGGTAAAAAAGTCTTGGGAAGGTTGTCTAAAAAGACCGCTGACGTAATAGGTATTATAGCTATGCTTCTAATAACGGTCTTTTTAGGGGTTAGTTTGTTTTAA
- a CDS encoding DUF2335 domain-containing protein: MSKKKKSQKTVRSVPHSFDNSPDERGVVVHKQHVRHSFSGPLPHPDVLHRFEEVSPGAAERIIKMAEEQSSHRRDLEKKVIESDIHRSKWGQILGFIIAIVGLSVSAIIGVFGNPVAGSIMGTGTVAGLVWVFMYGSRLKSEELKEKKEDL, from the coding sequence ATGAGCAAAAAGAAAAAAAGTCAAAAAACAGTTAGATCTGTACCCCATTCGTTTGATAACTCACCAGATGAAAGAGGGGTTGTGGTCCACAAGCAACACGTAAGGCATTCATTTTCTGGTCCGTTACCGCACCCTGATGTGTTACATAGATTTGAAGAAGTTTCCCCTGGAGCGGCGGAAAGGATTATAAAAATGGCTGAAGAACAATCTTCACATAGACGCGATCTTGAAAAGAAAGTAATCGAGTCTGACATACACCGTTCAAAATGGGGTCAAATACTTGGTTTTATAATTGCAATTGTTGGTTTGTCGGTATCGGCTATAATTGGAGTTTTTGGTAATCCGGTGGCGGGAAGTATTATGGGTACAGGAACAGTTGCTGGACTGGTTTGGGTTTTTATGTACGGCAGTCGCCTTAAATCTGAAGAATTAAAAGAAAAAAAAGAAGATTTATAG
- the ychF gene encoding redox-regulated ATPase YchF, producing MSLSVGIVGLPNVGKSTLFTALTKNEVLIANYPFATIDPTVGLVAVPDSRLATLSAISGSSEIIPAVVEFVDIAGLVQGASAGEGLGNKFLANIRETDMIAEVVRIFEDSDVHHVSGGVNPLSDIEVINLELILADAETVSKRLGNVERDAKRGDKEAVAEKDLLTRLLPHLEAGSLANSLEMSDDEKKIVRHLHLLTMKPFLYVCNKKTDAYNLDEQNDDRWQELLHFFEATGAEYVVVDAGMEHELRDMSEEEKNDFRREYGAQDSGVESLIRACYHRLGLMSYFTTGEKETRAWTVPIGSLGPKAAAAIHTDFEKKYIRAQVVTFDDLVQAGSLAKAREQGKLRTEGKEYVVQDGDVIEFLI from the coding sequence ATGTCATTATCTGTTGGAATTGTCGGGTTACCAAATGTTGGGAAGTCCACTTTATTTACCGCCCTCACTAAAAATGAGGTGCTGATTGCTAATTATCCGTTTGCTACTATTGACCCAACGGTGGGTTTGGTAGCAGTACCCGACAGTCGTTTAGCGACCTTATCTGCTATTTCGGGTTCATCAGAAATTATCCCAGCGGTGGTGGAGTTTGTTGATATTGCCGGTTTGGTGCAGGGAGCATCAGCCGGTGAAGGTCTTGGTAACAAATTCTTGGCCAATATTCGCGAGACCGATATGATTGCGGAAGTGGTGCGTATATTTGAAGATAGCGATGTGCATCATGTGTCAGGGGGAGTAAATCCACTTTCTGATATTGAAGTAATCAATCTTGAGCTTATTTTGGCTGACGCTGAGACGGTGAGTAAGAGATTGGGAAATGTCGAGCGTGATGCTAAGCGAGGTGATAAAGAAGCAGTAGCGGAGAAGGATCTTCTTACTAGACTCTTGCCGCACCTAGAGGCTGGTAGCTTGGCTAACTCACTTGAGATGTCAGATGATGAGAAAAAGATTGTGAGACATCTACACCTTCTCACTATGAAGCCTTTCTTGTATGTTTGTAACAAAAAGACCGACGCTTATAATCTTGATGAGCAAAATGATGATCGGTGGCAGGAACTTCTTCATTTCTTTGAGGCAACCGGAGCGGAGTATGTGGTGGTAGATGCTGGTATGGAGCATGAACTTCGCGATATGTCCGAAGAAGAAAAGAATGATTTCCGTCGTGAGTATGGGGCGCAGGATAGTGGGGTAGAGAGTCTAATCCGCGCTTGTTACCACCGATTGGGACTAATGAGTTACTTCACGACTGGTGAAAAAGAAACCAGAGCTTGGACTGTGCCAATTGGCTCACTAGGACCTAAGGCTGCTGCTGCTATTCATACTGACTTTGAGAAAAAATACATCCGCGCGCAAGTAGTGACTTTTGATGACTTGGTGCAAGCAGGCTCGCTCGCTAAGGCCCGCGAGCAAGGCAAGCTTCGCACCGAAGGCAAGGAGTACGTGGTACAAGACGGTGATGTGATTGAGTTTTTGATATAA
- a CDS encoding NAD(P)H-dependent oxidoreductase, with amino-acid sequence MKNPKNILVLCGHPDKESYSGQMTDNYQLAAEEAGHNVQRVNLGDLSFDPILHKGYKEIQELEPDLVDLQEKFLWAEHIVIVYPNWWCTMPALLKGLFDRFWLPGFAFNFNKETKQVEKHLKGRTGRVIILSGSHSPFKTWWQYGDYTNEIQYGIMEFAGIRTAVSAFGPCEKVDDKTRKKWEKEVVELGQKGV; translated from the coding sequence ATGAAAAACCCGAAGAATATTTTAGTTTTATGCGGACACCCTGACAAAGAATCATACAGTGGACAAATGACTGATAATTACCAGCTGGCAGCGGAAGAAGCGGGTCATAATGTACAGCGGGTAAATTTGGGTGATTTGAGTTTTGATCCGATACTACATAAGGGTTATAAAGAAATTCAGGAATTGGAGCCGGACTTAGTTGATCTACAAGAGAAGTTTTTATGGGCTGAGCATATTGTGATTGTTTATCCAAATTGGTGGTGTACCATGCCGGCTTTACTTAAAGGCTTGTTTGACCGTTTTTGGCTTCCCGGGTTTGCCTTTAACTTCAATAAAGAAACTAAGCAAGTAGAAAAACATTTAAAGGGGAGAACTGGTCGCGTGATTATCCTTTCCGGTTCACATAGTCCATTTAAGACGTGGTGGCAATATGGTGATTATACCAACGAAATCCAGTACGGAATTATGGAGTTTGCCGGTATTCGCACAGCAGTTAGTGCTTTTGGTCCATGTGAAAAGGTAGACGACAAAACCCGCAAAAAGTGGGAAAAAGAAGTGGTCGAATTAGGACAAAAAGGGGTATAA
- a CDS encoding endolytic transglycosylase MltG, whose translation MKIPTLPLKTATTKKILFVFIAATGFVFVFGLFVLLFTKYIINHENFVLLHPNKDTQGLGADYFPIGVDPAKKEIVENASVDWYVESYLSIHVDESRKQRLFDRMVAELAKWDFYQQFASPRSRVLVIYPGERKEEIAKNFGDILKWTKSEREQFMAAVVEAEPLISDGKFYPGRYVVDIDTSPEVVAETLNSRFDHEIADKYNPEIATKVPLKDALTIASLLEREAYDFTDMRYISGIIWNRTFINMPLQLDATLQYVRGSKPSEPKWWPAVRPNDKFLSSPYNTYKNTGLPPAPIANPSVEAVVAALNPRATDCLFYFHDKNGEFYCSATYEDHIASLKKVYGRGQ comes from the coding sequence ATGAAAATTCCGACCCTACCGCTAAAAACGGCTACCACCAAAAAAATTCTGTTTGTTTTTATAGCGGCTACCGGGTTTGTTTTTGTATTTGGCCTTTTCGTCTTACTTTTTACCAAATACATAATCAATCATGAGAATTTTGTACTACTACACCCCAACAAAGACACACAGGGTTTGGGAGCTGATTATTTTCCTATTGGCGTGGACCCAGCCAAAAAAGAAATTGTTGAAAACGCTTCGGTTGACTGGTACGTTGAAAGCTATCTTTCTATTCATGTTGACGAATCACGTAAACAGCGTTTGTTTGACCGTATGGTGGCCGAACTAGCAAAGTGGGATTTCTATCAGCAGTTCGCTTCACCTCGCAGTCGAGTGTTAGTCATTTATCCAGGTGAACGAAAAGAGGAAATTGCGAAAAATTTTGGTGATATCCTAAAGTGGACAAAGTCCGAACGTGAACAGTTCATGGCAGCCGTAGTAGAAGCTGAACCACTTATTAGTGACGGGAAATTCTATCCAGGCAGATACGTAGTAGACATAGATACCTCACCGGAAGTTGTGGCCGAAACTTTAAATAGTCGTTTTGATCACGAAATCGCAGACAAGTACAATCCCGAAATCGCCACCAAGGTTCCCCTTAAAGACGCTCTGACCATAGCCTCCTTATTGGAGCGCGAGGCTTATGACTTTACTGATATGCGCTACATTTCCGGAATCATCTGGAACCGAACTTTTATAAATATGCCACTGCAGCTCGACGCCACCTTGCAATACGTACGTGGTAGCAAACCCAGCGAACCAAAATGGTGGCCGGCCGTCAGACCTAATGATAAGTTTTTATCTTCACCCTACAATACTTATAAAAATACCGGCTTACCACCAGCACCGATTGCCAATCCGTCGGTGGAGGCAGTAGTAGCTGCTTTAAATCCCCGCGCAACTGACTGCTTGTTTTATTTTCATGATAAAAATGGAGAATTTTACTGCTCAGCTACCTATGAAGATCATATTGCTTCACTAAAGAAGGTGTACGGTCGCGGACAATAG